The following are from one region of the Mesorhizobium sp. B4-1-4 genome:
- a CDS encoding xanthine dehydrogenase family protein molybdopterin-binding subunit, translated as MTVHTRHGDASDGALAEAVGGRLSRVDGPAKITGAAKYAVEQQLEGLVYGVLVESTIASGKVRAIDTKAAEAAPGVLQVLTPDTIISLKTASDWFGTPPPDKPYCPLARDITFSGQHVAAVIAETFEQAVAAAALVKVSYDETPAIVDLSDGKAGDGIPIDAMTKEWGDAQAAFASAPVRICAAYNTPREYQAPMEPHGLIARWEGDRLTVWEPSQWLDGMARTYAEWFGVPFENVRLVSPYIGGGFGSKALALSHGAVAACAAKMLGRPVRLVMTRPQTFTGYGGRAATRQTVTIGADHDGLIQSIVHRGVNETSIDGMWVEPLGSVTSIMYATPNFSSRQNVVRVNSVVPGAMRAPGENPSAFGIESAIDELAYEVGIDPLEIRLRNYAEQDPEAKKAWSTRQLREAFAVGAERFGWVRRTPEPRSMRDGNQLIGWGVAAGTYPVRRAYGEAIVRILADGSVEVESSSIDMGQGTYTILAQTAAETVGVPADDVVVKLGDSRFPRAGVTGGSRLAGVMTGAVYKAATSALDQLIGLAISDPRSPFHALQANTLVVANGRITAPRGDGPDVSIAELLKNVGRDRIEAMGDTMPANSSAEDRYKNYTTIAMALPHTEGDYSRHSWCAHFVEVRVDEDFGTVRVSRVVSALDSGRLYNPKLAESQWKGGIIMGIGQALLEEGIMDRRHGRIVNNNLADYLVPTNADIPDIEVISVGIPDLHSSMLGGKGVGELAIVGVAPAIANAVFHATGKRVRDLPITLEKLI; from the coding sequence ATGACCGTTCACACAAGACATGGCGATGCTTCCGACGGCGCGCTGGCGGAAGCCGTCGGCGGCCGGCTTTCGCGCGTCGACGGCCCGGCCAAGATCACCGGCGCGGCGAAATACGCCGTCGAGCAGCAGCTCGAAGGCCTCGTTTATGGCGTGCTGGTCGAAAGCACGATCGCATCGGGCAAGGTGCGCGCCATCGACACCAAGGCGGCCGAGGCGGCACCGGGCGTGCTGCAAGTGCTCACACCAGACACCATCATCAGCCTGAAAACCGCCTCGGACTGGTTCGGCACGCCGCCGCCCGACAAGCCCTATTGCCCGCTGGCGCGCGATATCACCTTCTCGGGCCAGCATGTCGCCGCTGTCATCGCCGAGACCTTCGAGCAGGCGGTCGCCGCGGCGGCACTCGTCAAGGTCAGCTATGACGAGACGCCGGCCATCGTCGACCTCAGCGACGGCAAGGCCGGCGACGGCATCCCGATCGACGCCATGACCAAGGAATGGGGCGACGCCCAGGCCGCCTTCGCCTCGGCCCCGGTGCGGATCTGCGCCGCCTATAACACCCCGCGCGAATACCAGGCGCCGATGGAGCCGCATGGCCTGATCGCTCGCTGGGAGGGCGACAGGCTGACCGTGTGGGAGCCGAGCCAGTGGCTGGACGGCATGGCCCGCACCTATGCCGAATGGTTCGGCGTGCCGTTCGAGAATGTGCGGCTGGTCTCGCCCTATATTGGCGGCGGCTTCGGCTCCAAGGCGCTGGCGCTCAGCCATGGCGCGGTGGCCGCATGTGCCGCCAAGATGCTCGGCCGGCCGGTGCGGCTGGTGATGACGCGCCCGCAGACCTTCACCGGTTACGGCGGCCGCGCCGCGACCCGGCAGACGGTGACGATCGGCGCCGACCATGACGGCCTGATCCAGTCGATCGTGCATCGCGGCGTCAATGAAACATCGATCGACGGCATGTGGGTCGAGCCGCTGGGATCGGTCACTTCGATCATGTACGCGACCCCGAATTTCTCCTCCAGGCAGAATGTCGTGCGGGTGAATTCGGTGGTGCCGGGCGCCATGCGCGCGCCGGGCGAAAACCCGAGCGCCTTCGGTATCGAAAGCGCCATCGACGAACTCGCCTACGAGGTCGGCATCGATCCGCTGGAGATCCGGCTGCGCAACTACGCCGAACAGGATCCGGAAGCGAAAAAAGCCTGGTCGACCAGGCAATTGCGCGAGGCTTTTGCCGTGGGCGCCGAGCGCTTCGGCTGGGTCAGGCGCACGCCGGAGCCGCGCTCGATGCGCGACGGCAACCAGTTGATCGGCTGGGGCGTCGCCGCCGGCACCTATCCGGTGCGGCGCGCCTATGGCGAGGCGATCGTGCGCATCCTGGCCGACGGCTCGGTCGAGGTCGAAAGCTCCTCGATCGACATGGGCCAGGGCACCTACACCATCCTGGCGCAGACCGCGGCCGAGACGGTTGGCGTGCCAGCCGACGACGTGGTGGTGAAGCTGGGCGATTCCCGCTTTCCCCGAGCCGGCGTCACCGGCGGCTCACGGCTGGCCGGCGTCATGACCGGTGCCGTCTACAAGGCCGCGACCTCGGCGCTCGACCAGTTGATCGGCCTAGCGATCAGCGATCCGCGCTCGCCCTTCCACGCCCTGCAGGCCAACACGCTGGTCGTCGCCAACGGCCGTATCACCGCGCCGCGCGGCGACGGCCCCGATGTCTCGATCGCCGAACTGCTCAAAAACGTCGGCCGCGACCGCATCGAAGCGATGGGCGACACCATGCCGGCCAATTCGAGCGCCGAGGACCGCTACAAGAACTACACCACCATCGCCATGGCGCTGCCGCATACCGAGGGCGACTATTCCCGCCACTCCTGGTGCGCGCATTTCGTCGAGGTGCGCGTCGACGAGGATTTCGGCACGGTGCGCGTGTCGCGCGTGGTGTCGGCGCTGGATTCGGGCCGGCTCTACAACCCGAAGCTCGCCGAAAGCCAGTGGAAGGGCGGCATCATCATGGGCATCGGCCAGGCGCTGCTCGAGGAAGGCATCATGGACCGCCGCCACGGCCGCATCGTCAACAACAACCTCGCCGATTATCTGGTGCCGACCAATGCCGACATTCCCGACATCGAGGTGATCTCGGTCGGCATCCCCGACCTGCATTCCTCGATGCTCGGTGGCAAGGGCGTCGGCGAACTCGCCATCGTCGGCGTCGCCCCGGCAATCGCCAACGCGGTATTCCACGCCACGGGCAAGAGGGTTCGCGATCTGCCGATCACGCTGGAGAAGCTGATTTAG
- a CDS encoding helix-turn-helix transcriptional regulator translates to MERPSSEVLSSIVGDIYDCVLNPDGWAGVMTRITTAVDAAYTTIALASADGNHGRFAAQSPWDPEQMRVLQDDYDFDTIPGLKAAVVGDVDTPVATLSRMSEAELQQTPFFQNWAKPQGLREGCITKFVHTSDRIGLVGCTTRATRAVISAEDQRFLALLSPHLRRASLIGDLLDQTRVTANLYRQALDHLAVPVVLTGANGAILHANGAAERMFSMQGPILSRKGLLQVQNPAVARPLLDAIANAASADASLGARGIGLPISAPGQPPAVAYVLPLTEGTARAVFRPACVAVFVSTTTSASPLPEAVLTTLFDLTPAEARVLLRIGSGLSASKSASSLGIGETTLKTHLNRIFAKTGTRRQADLVKLVSDIGTPLAADWR, encoded by the coding sequence ATGGAGAGACCAAGCAGCGAAGTCCTTTCTTCGATTGTCGGCGATATCTATGATTGCGTTTTGAACCCCGACGGCTGGGCCGGGGTGATGACCCGGATCACAACGGCTGTCGACGCCGCCTATACCACCATCGCGCTTGCCAGCGCCGACGGCAATCATGGCCGCTTCGCGGCCCAATCGCCCTGGGATCCGGAGCAAATGCGCGTGCTCCAGGATGACTATGACTTCGACACGATTCCGGGGCTGAAGGCCGCAGTCGTCGGCGACGTCGACACCCCTGTCGCCACGCTGTCGCGGATGAGCGAGGCCGAACTCCAGCAGACGCCGTTTTTTCAGAATTGGGCCAAACCGCAGGGATTGCGTGAAGGCTGCATCACCAAATTCGTTCATACATCGGACCGGATCGGGCTCGTGGGCTGCACCACGCGGGCCACGAGGGCAGTCATCTCAGCCGAAGATCAGCGTTTCCTGGCATTGCTCTCGCCGCATCTGCGCCGTGCGTCGCTGATTGGAGACCTGCTCGATCAGACCCGCGTTACCGCCAATCTTTATCGCCAGGCGCTCGACCATTTGGCCGTGCCTGTTGTTCTGACCGGCGCCAATGGCGCGATCCTCCACGCGAACGGGGCCGCCGAACGGATGTTTTCGATGCAGGGCCCGATTCTTTCCAGGAAAGGCCTGCTCCAGGTGCAAAACCCGGCGGTGGCCCGTCCCCTTCTGGATGCGATCGCCAATGCCGCCAGCGCGGATGCCTCGCTTGGCGCCCGAGGCATAGGCCTGCCCATTTCGGCCCCGGGGCAGCCGCCGGCCGTCGCCTATGTATTGCCGTTGACCGAAGGAACCGCCCGCGCGGTTTTTCGGCCCGCTTGCGTCGCCGTCTTCGTGTCGACCACGACGTCCGCTTCGCCACTGCCGGAAGCCGTTCTCACCACATTGTTCGACCTTACGCCCGCGGAGGCGCGGGTGCTGCTGCGCATCGGCAGCGGATTGTCCGCCTCGAAGAGCGCATCGTCGCTCGGCATCGGCGAAACCACGCTGAAGACACACCTCAACCGCATCTTCGCCAAGACCGGCACGAGACGCCAGGCCGATCTCGTCAAACTCGTTTCGGACATCGGCACGCCGCTGGCAGCTGATTGGCGCTGA
- a CDS encoding NfeD family protein: MTFARVALLAAAFIVAAVLCPFSSAGSERVALRIVIDGAIGPASSRQLEEALDAAAKRDATVLILQLDTPGGLVTSMREMIADILASPLPVIGYVAPAGGHAASAGTYILYATHVAVMAPGTNLGAATPVEIGGLPSLPGGEKGDQKDASGRPAGDAMMAKVTNDAVALIRSLAELRGRNGDWGEKAVREAASLSANAALQEHVIDFVARDTTELLQLADGRTVDVAGRKVGLATKGLPVETLEPGWFIRLLFVITDPNTAVILMLVGVYGIVFEFTSPGAVAPGVIGTICLVLGLYALDLLPINYTGLALMLLGVVFLIIEAFNPTIVLGLGGVAAFLFGATMLLRVEGPGFAMSWAVIGPAAALTLGLALLSGTYLWAARKNPPRVGGEAMRGQLAEILDWQGGEGHVLALGERWRAKADEPIAAGDSVEVTDIADLVLTVRRRDTGRNGARQ; this comes from the coding sequence GTGACCTTCGCGCGGGTGGCCCTTCTTGCCGCGGCCTTCATCGTCGCGGCTGTTCTTTGTCCCTTCTCTTCGGCCGGGAGCGAGAGGGTCGCGTTGCGCATTGTCATTGACGGCGCCATCGGGCCGGCAAGCAGCAGGCAGCTCGAGGAGGCGCTTGATGCCGCGGCCAAACGGGACGCCACGGTCCTCATCCTGCAACTTGATACGCCGGGCGGGCTGGTTACCTCGATGCGCGAGATGATCGCCGATATACTGGCGTCGCCGCTGCCTGTCATCGGCTATGTCGCGCCGGCCGGCGGCCATGCAGCGAGCGCCGGCACCTACATCCTCTACGCCACCCATGTCGCTGTCATGGCGCCCGGTACCAATCTGGGTGCCGCGACGCCGGTGGAGATTGGCGGGCTGCCGTCGCTTCCGGGCGGCGAGAAGGGCGACCAGAAGGACGCCAGTGGACGGCCTGCGGGCGACGCGATGATGGCCAAGGTGACCAATGACGCCGTCGCCCTGATCCGTTCGCTCGCCGAACTGCGCGGTCGCAATGGCGACTGGGGCGAGAAGGCCGTGCGCGAGGCGGCGAGCCTTTCGGCCAATGCGGCGCTGCAGGAACATGTGATCGACTTCGTCGCCCGCGACACCACCGAACTCCTGCAACTGGCCGATGGGCGCACCGTCGATGTGGCCGGCAGGAAAGTGGGGCTGGCGACGAAAGGGCTGCCGGTCGAGACGCTGGAGCCCGGCTGGTTCATCCGGCTGCTTTTCGTCATCACCGATCCCAACACCGCCGTCATCCTGATGCTGGTCGGCGTCTATGGCATCGTCTTCGAGTTCACCAGCCCGGGTGCCGTGGCGCCCGGCGTCATCGGCACCATCTGCCTCGTGCTCGGCCTCTACGCGCTCGATCTCCTGCCGATCAACTATACCGGCCTTGCCCTGATGCTGCTCGGCGTCGTTTTCCTCATCATCGAGGCCTTCAATCCCACCATCGTGCTTGGGCTCGGCGGCGTGGCCGCCTTTCTGTTCGGCGCAACCATGCTGCTCAGGGTCGAGGGGCCGGGCTTTGCCATGTCATGGGCGGTCATCGGTCCCGCCGCCGCGCTGACGCTTGGATTGGCGCTGCTGAGCGGCACCTATCTCTGGGCGGCGCGCAAGAACCCGCCGCGCGTCGGCGGCGAGGCGATGCGCGGCCAGCTGGCCGAGATCCTCGATTGGCAGGGCGGCGAGGGCCATGTGCTGGCCCTGGGCGAGCGCTGGCGGGCGAAGGCCGACGAACCGATCGCGGCCGGCGACAGCGTCGAGGTGACCGATATCGCCGACCTCGTACTGACCGTGCGGCGGCGCGACACGGGAAGGAATGGAGCAAGACAATGA
- a CDS encoding slipin family protein, which yields MMIGYVAYLIVALVVIIFLSASIRILREYQRGVVFTLGRFTGVKGPGLIILVPFIQQMVKVDLRVVVRDVPPQDVISRDNVSVKVNAVLYFRIVDAERAVIQVEDFMAATNQLAQTTLRSVLGKHELDEMLAERDRLNSDIQEILDQRTDAWGIKVSNVEIKHVDLNENMIRAIAKQAEAERLRRAKVINADGEQQAAAKLVEAGRMLAAEPQAMQLRYFEALHDIAGERSSTVVFPLPVDLLSQFLKGQGT from the coding sequence ATGATGATTGGTTACGTGGCCTATCTGATCGTTGCGCTGGTCGTGATCATATTTCTGTCCGCGTCCATACGCATCCTCCGGGAATATCAGCGCGGCGTGGTCTTCACGCTCGGCCGCTTCACCGGGGTCAAGGGGCCGGGTCTCATCATCCTTGTCCCCTTCATCCAGCAGATGGTGAAGGTCGACCTGCGCGTGGTGGTGCGGGATGTGCCGCCGCAGGACGTGATTTCGCGCGACAATGTCTCGGTCAAGGTCAACGCGGTGCTCTATTTCCGCATCGTCGACGCCGAGCGGGCGGTCATCCAGGTAGAAGACTTCATGGCCGCCACCAACCAGCTGGCGCAGACCACGCTGCGCTCGGTGCTCGGCAAGCACGAACTCGACGAGATGCTGGCCGAGCGCGACAGGCTCAACAGCGACATCCAGGAAATCCTCGACCAACGCACCGACGCATGGGGCATCAAGGTGTCCAATGTCGAGATCAAGCATGTCGACCTCAACGAAAACATGATCCGCGCCATCGCCAAGCAGGCCGAGGCCGAGCGGCTGCGGCGCGCCAAGGTAATCAACGCCGATGGCGAGCAGCAGGCGGCGGCGAAACTGGTCGAGGCGGGCCGCATGCTGGCGGCCGAGCCGCAGGCCATGCAGCTGCGCTATTTCGAGGCCTTGCACGACATCGCCGGCGAGCGCTCGTCCACGGTGGTGTTCCCGCTGCCGGTGGATCTGCTCAGCCAATTCCTGAAGGGGCAGGGGACGTGA
- a CDS encoding autotransporter outer membrane beta-barrel domain-containing protein — protein sequence MPQNGFEGRKMKALKYLALASTALIGLGQSISASAADSWTGAASTNWFTPGNWNPAAVPTSSDDVTLDATFPHPAVVNAPNAAAHYVFVGTIADYTGSLTITNGGTLSDTAGYLGYVSNASGTVSVVGAGSVWNNSSDLFLASGTNSTGTLTISNGGAVSDTVGHVGYGQGTGTVTVDGPGSTWTNSGALFIGDAGTGTLTISNGGAVSNSFGSIGEQAGSNGAATVTGPGSSWTNSGNLLVGWGGAGTLTIQNGGAVSNDSGIVGAKSGTTGAVTVAGAGSSWTNSGELYVGWDGAGTLTVQSGGMVSNTNGYIGANFSPAAAATVDGAGSHWTNSGFLSIGYFGDGALTIQNGGAVSAASGYIGVNPGSSGTLTVTGSGSTWSDTDGLYVGNDGTGILSIQNGGLVSSNIGFAGANAGSTGAATVNGIGSIWSIASSLFVGNAGTGTLTISNGGAVSNGAGTIGAKAGSTGMVFVDGLGSTWTNGGLLVVGDYGTGTLAISNGGTVTSNAGYLGFDVGSTGSATVSGAGSTWTSSSLLIVGQRGTSSLIVSNGGKIADTDGCLGFYAGSTGTADIDGPGSTWTNSGDLNVGISGTGMLTIANGGTVSTSGVVNIAVLAGSAGTLNIGAASGSPAATAGALNAASVQFGPGAGAINFNHTDTNYTFASAISGAGTINQIAGTTNLTADSSGFTGATNVSGGRLAVNGSLANSLMTISGGALGGNGTVGGIVAQSGGIIAPGNSIGTLDVAGDIDQAAGSIYQVELTSTGQSDLIQATGTATIAASAVLDVVKTDAAPYVLGTHYTVLQADTGVIGTYTLSGAGPFIGLVANYDPTHIYLDVVQAKSFAAVGLTPNQIATGGGAESLGGGNPLFDAIMGLPSETAAQAAFDQLSGDIHASAKGMLLEDSGFIRDAASNRIAAAFGDGGAAALPVMAYGEGGPEMVAADTDRFAVWGQAFGSWGDTDSDGNAAAFDRSTGGLLAGADTLVGGWRVGLIGGYSHSSFDADARNAAGKSDSYHLGLYGGTNWGAIAFRSGAAYSWSSLSTRRSVAFNGFADHLSADYDAGTAQVFGEFAYKADAGRFKVEPFANLAYVSLHTDGFTETGGASALTSAGTSTNATFTTLGLRSSTGFMLGGVDATARGMLGWRHAFGDITPTSSFAFAGGDAFTIAGVPVARDAAVVEAGLDLDMSANATLGLSYTGQFGGGTVDQGAKINLDLRF from the coding sequence ATGCCGCAGAATGGATTTGAAGGCCGCAAGATGAAGGCGTTGAAATATCTGGCGTTGGCTTCGACGGCGCTGATCGGCCTTGGCCAGTCGATCTCCGCATCGGCCGCCGATAGCTGGACCGGCGCCGCCTCCACGAACTGGTTTACCCCCGGAAACTGGAACCCCGCCGCTGTTCCGACATCGAGCGACGACGTTACTCTCGATGCCACGTTCCCGCATCCGGCGGTGGTCAATGCGCCGAATGCAGCCGCGCACTATGTGTTTGTCGGCACCATTGCCGATTACACAGGCTCGCTGACGATTACGAACGGCGGCACCCTCTCCGACACCGCCGGTTATCTCGGCTACGTTTCGAACGCGAGCGGCACGGTGAGCGTCGTTGGAGCAGGCTCGGTCTGGAACAACAGTTCCGACCTTTTCCTTGCCTCGGGTACGAACAGCACCGGCACCTTGACGATCTCGAACGGCGGCGCTGTCAGCGACACCGTGGGTCATGTCGGCTACGGTCAGGGGACCGGCACCGTGACGGTCGATGGGCCCGGCTCGACCTGGACCAACAGCGGGGCGCTCTTCATCGGCGATGCCGGCACCGGCACGCTGACGATCTCCAATGGCGGCGCTGTCAGCAATTCCTTCGGCTCGATTGGTGAGCAGGCCGGTTCCAATGGCGCAGCGACGGTCACCGGCCCCGGCTCGTCCTGGACCAATTCCGGCAATCTCCTTGTCGGCTGGGGCGGCGCCGGCACGCTGACGATCCAGAACGGCGGCGCGGTAAGCAACGACAGTGGCATCGTCGGCGCCAAATCCGGCACGACCGGCGCTGTGACAGTCGCCGGCGCCGGCTCGTCCTGGACCAATTCCGGCGAGCTCTATGTCGGCTGGGACGGCGCCGGCACGCTGACGGTCCAGAGCGGTGGCATGGTGAGCAACACCAACGGCTATATCGGCGCCAATTTCAGCCCGGCTGCCGCCGCGACGGTGGACGGCGCGGGCTCGCACTGGACCAATTCCGGCTTTCTCTCCATCGGCTATTTCGGTGACGGCGCGCTGACGATCCAGAACGGCGGCGCAGTGAGCGCTGCGTCGGGCTACATCGGCGTCAATCCCGGTTCGAGCGGCACCCTTACGGTCACCGGAAGCGGATCGACCTGGAGCGACACGGACGGCCTCTACGTTGGAAATGACGGCACTGGCATACTGAGCATCCAGAACGGCGGTCTTGTCAGCAGCAACATCGGCTTTGCCGGTGCCAATGCGGGCTCGACCGGCGCGGCGACGGTCAATGGCATAGGTTCGATCTGGAGCATCGCGTCGAGCCTCTTTGTCGGGAACGCCGGCACGGGCACATTGACGATTTCGAATGGCGGCGCCGTCAGCAATGGCGCGGGGACCATTGGCGCGAAAGCAGGCTCGACCGGCATGGTATTCGTCGACGGGTTGGGCTCGACATGGACCAACGGCGGATTGCTGGTTGTCGGCGATTACGGCACCGGCACGCTGGCGATCTCGAACGGCGGTACAGTCACCAGCAATGCCGGCTATCTGGGCTTTGATGTCGGGTCGACAGGTTCGGCGACGGTCAGCGGCGCGGGCTCAACCTGGACCAGCAGCAGCCTCCTTATTGTCGGTCAGCGCGGAACGAGCTCATTGATCGTCTCGAATGGCGGCAAGATCGCCGACACCGATGGCTGTCTGGGTTTTTATGCCGGGTCCACCGGTACCGCTGACATCGACGGCCCCGGCTCGACCTGGACCAATAGCGGAGATCTCAATGTCGGCATCAGTGGCACTGGCATGCTGACGATCGCGAATGGCGGCACGGTGTCGACCAGCGGCGTGGTCAACATCGCCGTCCTGGCGGGCTCTGCCGGCACGTTGAACATCGGCGCGGCGAGCGGATCGCCCGCCGCCACCGCGGGCGCGCTCAATGCGGCAAGTGTCCAGTTCGGACCGGGTGCGGGCGCGATCAACTTCAATCACACCGACACGAACTACACGTTCGCGTCGGCGATCAGCGGCGCGGGCACGATCAACCAGATCGCCGGCACGACGAACCTGACCGCCGATTCGAGCGGCTTCACCGGTGCAACCAATGTCAGCGGCGGGCGGCTGGCCGTGAACGGTTCGCTGGCCAACTCGCTGATGACGATCTCGGGCGGCGCGCTGGGCGGCAACGGTACGGTTGGCGGCATCGTCGCACAGTCGGGCGGTATCATCGCACCGGGCAATTCGATCGGCACCCTCGATGTCGCGGGCGACATCGACCAGGCAGCGGGCTCGATCTACCAGGTCGAACTGACATCGACCGGCCAGTCCGACCTCATCCAGGCGACGGGCACGGCGACGATCGCCGCCAGCGCGGTCCTCGACGTCGTCAAGACGGATGCCGCGCCTTACGTGCTTGGCACGCACTACACCGTGCTGCAAGCCGATACCGGCGTCATCGGCACCTACACGCTCAGCGGGGCCGGCCCCTTCATCGGCCTTGTCGCCAATTACGACCCGACGCATATCTATCTCGATGTGGTGCAGGCGAAGTCCTTCGCCGCGGTCGGCCTGACGCCCAACCAGATCGCCACCGGCGGCGGCGCCGAAAGCCTTGGCGGCGGCAATCCGCTCTTTGATGCCATAATGGGCCTGCCGAGCGAAACCGCGGCCCAGGCGGCCTTCGACCAGCTCTCGGGTGATATCCATGCCTCGGCCAAGGGCATGCTGCTCGAAGACAGCGGCTTCATCCGCGATGCCGCCAGCAATCGCATCGCCGCGGCTTTCGGCGACGGTGGTGCGGCGGCACTGCCGGTCATGGCTTATGGCGAGGGTGGACCGGAGATGGTCGCCGCCGACACCGATCGCTTCGCCGTCTGGGGCCAAGCCTTTGGTTCGTGGGGCGACACGGACAGCGATGGCAACGCCGCCGCCTTCGACCGCTCGACCGGCGGCCTGCTGGCCGGCGCCGATACGTTGGTCGGCGGCTGGCGCGTCGGCCTCATCGGCGGCTACAGCCATTCCTCTTTCGATGCGGACGCCCGCAACGCCGCCGGCAAGAGCGACAGCTATCATCTTGGCCTCTATGGCGGCACCAATTGGGGTGCCATCGCCTTCCGCAGCGGCGCGGCCTACAGCTGGAGCAGCCTCTCGACAAGGCGCTCCGTCGCCTTCAACGGTTTTGCCGATCATCTCTCGGCCGATTACGATGCCGGCACGGCGCAAGTGTTCGGCGAATTCGCCTACAAGGCCGATGCCGGGCGCTTCAAGGTCGAACCCTTCGCCAACCTGGCCTATGTCAGTCTGCATACCGACGGCTTCACCGAAACGGGCGGTGCGTCGGCTTTGACCAGCGCCGGCACAAGCACCAACGCCACCTTCACCACGCTGGGCCTGCGAAGCTCGACGGGCTTCATGCTTGGCGGCGTCGACGCCACCGCGCGCGGCATGCTCGGCTGGCGCCATGCCTTCGGCGATATCACCCCGACTTCCAGCTTCGCCTTCGCGGGCGGAGACGCTTTCACCATCGCCGGCGTGCCTGTCGCCAGGGACGCGGCGGTAGTCGAGGCCGGTCTCGACCTCGACATGTCGGCCAATGCCACGCTCGGCCTCTCCTATACCGGGCAATTCGGCGGCGGCACGGTCGACCAGGGCGCGAAGATCAATCTGGACCTGCGGTTCTGA
- a CDS encoding AraC family transcriptional regulator — MFSSAQLPSHLDERERFSLWQDIHVAEIWSVEYGISEKLPFEAAIEATAVGPLVLGHMSGTIKHATRKASNIAEDDNDGYLLLINKADTVLAGAQVGREYGIGQGEAVLVTASEALKMGGADRNVWANVVVPRAILSKAFPQIDDRLALKIGADNEALDLLKRYCLLLETGRPLGSLDLIAHATETIVDLIGLVTGAKGQAAELAGLRGLRAARLQAILAKIADSFTDPGISAQGVAQELGLSARYVHDLLQETGTSFTERVLELRLQRAHKMLSHRHNDDMRVSDIAMISGFSDVSYFNRCFRRRFGHTPTGAR; from the coding sequence GTGTTTTCATCGGCTCAATTGCCATCACATCTTGACGAACGCGAACGATTTTCCCTCTGGCAAGACATTCATGTCGCGGAAATATGGTCGGTCGAGTACGGCATATCGGAAAAACTGCCTTTCGAAGCCGCGATCGAAGCCACGGCTGTCGGGCCGCTCGTTCTTGGCCATATGTCTGGAACCATCAAGCATGCGACGAGGAAGGCGAGCAACATCGCCGAAGACGACAATGACGGCTATCTGCTGCTGATCAACAAGGCCGACACCGTGTTGGCCGGGGCTCAGGTCGGCCGCGAATATGGCATCGGTCAGGGAGAAGCCGTCCTGGTCACCGCGTCGGAAGCGCTGAAAATGGGCGGTGCGGACAGGAATGTGTGGGCGAATGTGGTGGTCCCGCGCGCCATCCTTTCCAAGGCCTTCCCGCAGATCGACGACAGGCTGGCGTTGAAGATCGGCGCCGACAACGAAGCCCTCGATCTTCTCAAGCGCTATTGCCTGCTTCTTGAAACCGGCCGCCCGCTCGGCTCACTCGATCTCATAGCCCACGCGACGGAGACGATCGTCGATTTGATAGGCCTGGTGACCGGCGCGAAAGGTCAGGCTGCCGAACTGGCCGGCCTTCGTGGCCTGCGCGCCGCCAGGCTGCAGGCGATCCTGGCGAAGATCGCCGATAGTTTTACCGACCCCGGCATCTCCGCCCAAGGTGTCGCGCAAGAACTCGGCCTGTCGGCGCGCTACGTCCACGATCTCCTTCAGGAGACGGGCACCAGCTTCACCGAACGCGTTCTCGAACTGCGCTTGCAGCGAGCCCACAAGATGCTTTCGCACAGACACAATGACGACATGCGGGTCAGCGACATCGCCATGATAAGCGGATTCAGCGATGTGTCCTATTTCAACCGCTGCTTCCGTCGCCGCTTCGGCCACACGCCGACCGGGGCCAGATAG